ACGAACGCGCTTCCACCTGATGGGGTAGTGAGCACCCGATCGTCAGCGCGAGACCCCAACATATCGTGGCCCGGGTTCTCGACACCCGCTTATAATAGCGACGTTCCGACGGGCGCCGGTCTCGTCGTTGCATCGCCCCAGCCGCATCTGTGACTCATCAGCTCGTCCTCGTCCTCGATTTCGGCTCGCAGTACACCCAGTTGATTGCGCGTCGGCTTCGAGAGTTGTCGGTGTATTCGGAGATCGTGCCGCACACGACGTCGGCGGAGGCCATGCGGCGCCGTCAACCCGCCGGGATCATCCTGTCGGGTGGACCGCGCAGCGTGCGCGAGGCGGGGGCGCCCACGCCGGATCCGGGCGTGTGGAGCCTCGGCGTGCCGATGCTCGGGATCTGCTACGGCATGCAGGTCATGACGCACCAGCTCGGCGGCACGGTGGGCAGCGCGCCGCATCGCGAATTCGGGCTCGCCACGGTGACGATGGCGGCACGCGGGCCGTTGTTCGACGCGCTGCCCGAATCGCTGCGCGTCTGGGCCAGCCACGGCGACTTCGTCGCGCAGGCGCCCGACGGCTTTGCCGTCACCGCCACGTCGTCGAACGCACCGGTCGCCGCGATGGCGGATCCCGAGCGGCGGCTGTATGGCCTGCTGTTCCATCCGGAGGTGGCGCATACCGAGCACGGTCTCGACATCCTCCGCAACTTCGCGTTCACGATCTGCGGCTGCCGCGGCGACTGGACGATGGCGTCGTTCGTGGACGAGTCGATCGAGAAGATCCGCGCGCAGGTCGGGAACGGCCGCGTGGTGTGCGGGCTCTCGGGCGGCGTGGACTCGACGGTGGCGGCGGTGCTGCTGCACCGGGCGATCGGCGATCGGCTGACCTGCATCTTCGTGGACAACGGCCTGCTGCGGCTGAACGAGGCGGAACAGGTGCGGGGGCGCTTCGCGAGGCTCGGGCTGCCGCTCGACTTCGTCGACGCATCGGAGCTCTTCCTCGAGCGGCTGGCGGGGGTGATCGATCCGGAGCGCAAACGCAAGATCATCGGGTCGGCGTTCATCGATGTGTTCGAGCGGCGGGCGCACGAGCTCGGCCACTTCGACTTCCTCGCCCAGGGGACGCTCTACCCGGACGTCATCGAAAGCGTTTCGGTCGTCGGGCAGTCGGCGCTGATCAAGAGCCATCACAACGTCGGCGGCCTGCCCGAGCGCATGCGCTTCACGCTCGTCGAGCCGTTGCGGGCGCTGTTCAAGGACGAGGTGCGCGCGGTCGGCACGGCGCTCGGCCTCGACGACGAGTTCGTGTGGCGGCAGCCCTTCCCGGGGCCTGGCCTCGCCGTGCGGCTGCTCGGGGCGCCCACGCGCGAGCGGCTGGACCTGCTCCGGCGCGCCGACGCGATCGTCGTCGATGAAGTGCGCAAGGGCGGCTGGTATCGCCGGCTGTGGCAGGCCTTCGCGGTGCTGCTGCCCGTGCAGAGCGTGGGCGTCATGGGCGACGAGCGCACCTACGAGTACACGGTCGCCGTGCGCGCGGTCGAGAGCAAGGACGGGATGACGGCCGACTGGGCGCGGCTGCCTCACGATCTGCTCGCGGCGATCTCGTCGCGGATCGTGAACGAGGTGCGCGGCATCAACCGCGTCGTCTACGACATCAGCTCGAAGCCTCCCGCGACGATCGAGTGGGAATAGGCGGATGCGCGAGTTCGTCCACCTCCACCTGCACACCGAGTACTCGCTGCTCGACGGCGCCTGCCGCATCGGCGAGATGCTCGATCGGGCTGTCGAGCTGCAGATGCCCGCCGTGGCCGTCACCGAGCACGGCAACATGTTCTCGGCCGTCGTGTTCCACGATGCGGCGCGCAAGCGCGGCATCAAGCCGATTCTGGGCTGCGAAGTGTACGTCGCGCCGGGCAGCCGGACGGATCGATCCGGCACGCCGGGCGAGACCGCGAACCATCTCGTGCTGCTCGCCGAGACCAACGAGGGCTTCCACAACCTCGTCAAGCTGGTATCGGCGGGCTACATGGACGGGTTCTACTACAAGCCCCGCATCGACAAGGATCTGCTCGCGCAGCACTCGCGCGGGCTGATCGGCCTGAGCAGTTGTCTCAAGGGGGAAGTCGCCACGCGGATCCGCACGGATCAGGCGGCCAAGGCCATCGGCGCCGCCGCGACGTTCCGCGACATCCTCGGCCCCGGCAACTTCTTCCTCGAGATGCAGTATCAGGGCATCGAGGAGCAGCGCATCGTCAATGCGGGCCTGCTGCCGATCGCGCGCGATCTCGGCATGCCGCTCGTGTGCACGAACGACGTGCACTATCTCCGCCAGAGCGATCAGCATCCGCACGACATCCTGCTGTGCATCGGCACCGGCAAGAGCGTGAGCGACGAGAAGCGGCTGCGCTATCACGGCGATCAGTTCTTCCTGAAGACCGCGGACGAGATGTGGCAGGTGTTCGGCGACTACCCGGAGGCGCTGACGAACACGGTGCGGATCGCCGAGCGGTGCGACGTGACGCTCCCCAAGGGCGAGGCCCACTTGCCCAACTTCGCGGTCCCTCCCGGCTACACCGTCGATTCCTATTTCGAGGAGGTGGTCCGCCAGGGCTTCGAGGCGCGCATGCCCCAGTGGCGTGCGCTCGAGGCGCGCGGCGAGCTGCGGCACACGCTGGCGGAGTACGAGCAGCGGCTCGCCTTCGAGATCGACGTGATCCGCCGGATGCGCTACCCCGGCTACTTCCTCATCGTCTGGGACTTCATCCGGTACGCGCGCGAACGTGGCATCCCGGTCGGTCCGGGCCGAGGCTCGGCCGCCGGCAGCCTGGTCGCCTACACGCTGCGGATCACCGACGTCGATCCGCTGCACTTCGACCTGTACTTCGAGCGCTTCCTGAATCCCGAGCGCGTGACGCTGCCCGATATCGACATCGACTTCTGCGAACGGCGGCGGGGCGAGGTCATTCAGTACGTGACCGAGCGCTACGGCCGCGAGAACGTCGCCCAGATCATCACGTTCGGGACGATGAAGGCCAAGGCCGCGGTGCGCGACGTCGGCCGCGTGCTCGAGATGCCGATTGCCGAGGTCAACCGCGTCGCCAACCTGATTCCGAGCCAGCTCGACATGACGCTGGATCTCGCGCTGAAGGAATCGCCGCCGCTCGCCGATCTCGAGAAGAGCGACCCGCGGGTGCGCGAGCTGCTGACCGTGGCGAAGCGCCTGGAGAGCATGACGCGTCACGCCTCGGTCCACGCCGCGGGCGTCGTCATCGCCCCGAAGCCGCTCACCGAGTTCGTCCCGCTCTATCGCAGCCAGAAGGACGAGGGCGAGATCACCACCCAGTGGGCGATGAAGGAGATCGAGCGCGTCGGTCTCCTGAAGATGGACTTCCTCGGCCTCAGCACGCTGACGCTGCTCGACGATGCCGTCGAGCACATCGAGGAAACGACCGGCGTGACGGTGGATCTCGACCACCTCCCGCTCGACGACGCCAAGACCTATCAACTGTTCCAGAACGGTCAGACGCACGGCGTGTTCCAGTTCGAGAGCTCGGGCATGCGCGACACGCTGCGCAAGGCCAGGCCGCAGTGCCTCGAGGATCTGATCGCATTGAACGCCTTGTACCGGCCGGGCCCGCTGCGCGGCGGCGTCGTCGACGACTACATCGCGCGCAAGCACGGCCGGGTCGAGATCAGGTACGAGCTGCCGCAGATGGAGGGCGTGCTGCGGGAGACCTACGGCGTCATCGCCTACCAGGAGCAGGTCATGCGCCTCGCCAGCGAGCTGGCCGGCTTCACGCTCGGCGAAGCCGACGAGCTGCGGCGCGCGATGGGCAAGAAGGACGCCGCCAAGATGCAGGCGCAGCGCGATCGCTTCATGCAGGGCTGCGCCGACCGGAAGATCCCCGAGAAGAAGGCGACCAAGGTCTTCGAGTTCATCGAGTTCTTCGCCGGCTACGGCTTCAACAAGTCGCATTCGACGACCTACGCGCTGCTCGCCTACCAGACGGCGTACCTGAAGGCGAACTATCCGCGCCATTTCATGGCGGCGCTGCTCACCATCGAATCGCAGAACTCGGACAAGGTGGCCCTCTATTTGGCCGAGTGCCGAGAGCTCGGCGTCCCGGTGCTGCCGCCGGACATCAACGCGAGCCGCCTGGCCTTCACGGTCGAGCCGGAAGGCGTTCGATTCGGGCTCGGGGCCGTCAAGGGCGCGGGAGAAGGCGCGATCCGGTCGATCCTCGAGGCGCGACAGGCGCTCGGCGGCCGGATCAGCTCAGTCTTCGAGCTCGCCGAGCGGGTCGATTTGCGCGCGGTCAACAAGAAGGTGCTCGATGCGCTCACGAAGGCCGGCGCGTTCGACTCGTTGTCGCCGGGCGGCCGCGAAGGCTACCTCGCGTGGCGGCCCAGGCTGATCGCGGGCCTGGACCGCATCCTCGACCACGGCGCGCGGCACCAGCGGGATCGCGATCAGGGGCAGAGCCAATTGTTCGGCGGCGATCTGGCAGCGGACGCCCGAAGCCTCGACGAAACGGCCCTGCCGTCCGCGGCGCCCTGGACCGAGACCGACGCGCTCGCGGCGGAGAAGGAAGCGCTCGGCTTGTACCTCTCCGGGCACCCGCTGCAACGATACGCGGCGGCCATCGCCGCGGCCGGAGGACGGCGGCTCGAGATGCTCACCCAGTCC
The genomic region above belongs to Acidobacteriota bacterium and contains:
- the guaA gene encoding glutamine-hydrolyzing GMP synthase, whose product is MTHQLVLVLDFGSQYTQLIARRLRELSVYSEIVPHTTSAEAMRRRQPAGIILSGGPRSVREAGAPTPDPGVWSLGVPMLGICYGMQVMTHQLGGTVGSAPHREFGLATVTMAARGPLFDALPESLRVWASHGDFVAQAPDGFAVTATSSNAPVAAMADPERRLYGLLFHPEVAHTEHGLDILRNFAFTICGCRGDWTMASFVDESIEKIRAQVGNGRVVCGLSGGVDSTVAAVLLHRAIGDRLTCIFVDNGLLRLNEAEQVRGRFARLGLPLDFVDASELFLERLAGVIDPERKRKIIGSAFIDVFERRAHELGHFDFLAQGTLYPDVIESVSVVGQSALIKSHHNVGGLPERMRFTLVEPLRALFKDEVRAVGTALGLDDEFVWRQPFPGPGLAVRLLGAPTRERLDLLRRADAIVVDEVRKGGWYRRLWQAFAVLLPVQSVGVMGDERTYEYTVAVRAVESKDGMTADWARLPHDLLAAISSRIVNEVRGINRVVYDISSKPPATIEWE
- the dnaE gene encoding DNA polymerase III subunit alpha → MREFVHLHLHTEYSLLDGACRIGEMLDRAVELQMPAVAVTEHGNMFSAVVFHDAARKRGIKPILGCEVYVAPGSRTDRSGTPGETANHLVLLAETNEGFHNLVKLVSAGYMDGFYYKPRIDKDLLAQHSRGLIGLSSCLKGEVATRIRTDQAAKAIGAAATFRDILGPGNFFLEMQYQGIEEQRIVNAGLLPIARDLGMPLVCTNDVHYLRQSDQHPHDILLCIGTGKSVSDEKRLRYHGDQFFLKTADEMWQVFGDYPEALTNTVRIAERCDVTLPKGEAHLPNFAVPPGYTVDSYFEEVVRQGFEARMPQWRALEARGELRHTLAEYEQRLAFEIDVIRRMRYPGYFLIVWDFIRYARERGIPVGPGRGSAAGSLVAYTLRITDVDPLHFDLYFERFLNPERVTLPDIDIDFCERRRGEVIQYVTERYGRENVAQIITFGTMKAKAAVRDVGRVLEMPIAEVNRVANLIPSQLDMTLDLALKESPPLADLEKSDPRVRELLTVAKRLESMTRHASVHAAGVVIAPKPLTEFVPLYRSQKDEGEITTQWAMKEIERVGLLKMDFLGLSTLTLLDDAVEHIEETTGVTVDLDHLPLDDAKTYQLFQNGQTHGVFQFESSGMRDTLRKARPQCLEDLIALNALYRPGPLRGGVVDDYIARKHGRVEIRYELPQMEGVLRETYGVIAYQEQVMRLASELAGFTLGEADELRRAMGKKDAAKMQAQRDRFMQGCADRKIPEKKATKVFEFIEFFAGYGFNKSHSTTYALLAYQTAYLKANYPRHFMAALLTIESQNSDKVALYLAECRELGVPVLPPDINASRLAFTVEPEGVRFGLGAVKGAGEGAIRSILEARQALGGRISSVFELAERVDLRAVNKKVLDALTKAGAFDSLSPGGREGYLAWRPRLIAGLDRILDHGARHQRDRDQGQSQLFGGDLAADARSLDETALPSAAPWTETDALAAEKEALGLYLSGHPLQRYAAAIAAAGGRRLEMLTQSEPDCAIAGIVTGLRQLKTKRGDRMAVFSLEDDMAKVEAVVFPEAFTRYGGLVADDAMLLVRGKYERGEESSRLVVSEIVPLDLVRERTVKEVEIRLAGKGLERVGLRELADVFERHQGDRRVSVVVDVKGEPGRLRVRAATARRIRPSDVFVRDVEAICGAGAVVLK